A stretch of the Hydra vulgaris chromosome 09, alternate assembly HydraT2T_AEP genome encodes the following:
- the LOC100201992 gene encoding cell cycle checkpoint control protein RAD9A has protein sequence MKCIISNSYLKLFGRSIHCLSKIGDELFLEALNDGLALRSVNSSRSAYACFNFTRVFFYEYDQGCEFIDNSNPAEMLKCKLSMKSCLNIFKSLQSIEKNVDQCKIEFRPDECRLIFTLFCKYGITKTYNLTYQESESLQAIFSKELCPNMIVAQSKVLQDTVLNFPNNCEEIVLTVCPQFVKIKNYVEPTEPDFSKVVNTEMTLAPEEFDNFQIGIDTEVTFCLKELRAILAFTEFVNQPLALHFEHPGKPIIFALDNDEVYEGHFVMATLCENNSFTQQSNVSVNLHTSSIQTDVKAVKSSSTVNLSSALKNSSAFDSSKHIRKEVLTKNNLKRENFQKSKGQVNFDNNCAEEDADPFFSESCPYTEFMKVPSTSSVTNSLSSSFINLQTSINDNVTKEAYSKTPHSPVKKKSKFFDDTDTTEYVKNKEIQLLCADTDDESN, from the coding sequence ATGAAGTGTATTATATCtaacagttatttaaaattgtttggtCGCTCTATCCATTGTTTGTCAAAAATTGGAGATGAATTATTTCTTGAAGCTTTAAATGATGGGCTTGCTTTACGCTCTGTAAATTCATCCAGGTCTGCATATGCATGCTTTAATTTtacaagagtttttttttatgaatacgACCAAGGCTGTGAGTTTATTGACAACTCAAATCCTGCTGAAATGCTCAAGTGCAAACTTTCAATGAAATCCTgtctcaatatttttaaatctttacaaaGCATCGAAAAAAATGTTGATCAGTGCAAAATTGAGTTTCGACCAGATGAATGTCGTTTGATTTTCACTTTGTTTTGTAAGTATGGCATTactaaaacttataatttaacCTATCAAGAGAGTGAAAGCCTGCaagcaatattttcaaaagagttATGTCCAAATATGATTGTTGCTCAAAGTAAAGTCCTTCAAGATACTGTTTTGAATTTTCCAAATAATTGTGAAGAGATTGTTTTAACTGTATGTCCCCAATTTGTCAAAATCAAAAACTATGTTGAACCAACCGAACCAGATTTTAGCAAAGTAGTTAACACAGAAATGACCCTTGCACCTgaagaatttgataattttCAGATTGGTATTGATACAGAagtaacattttgtttaaaagaattgCGTGCCATTCTTGCTTTTACAGAATTTGTCAATCAACCTTTAGCACTTCATTTCGAACATCCTGGAAAACCCATTATCTTTGCATTGGATAATGATGAAGTGTATGAAGGTCATTTTGTCATGGCAACATTGTgtgaaaataattcttttactCAGCAATCTAATGTTTCAGTCAATCTGCATACCTCAAGCATTCAAACTGATGTCAAAGCTGTGAAAAGTAGTTCAACTGTTAACTTATCTAGTGCTCTTAAAAATAGTTCAGCTTTTGACTCCTCAAAACATATTagaaaagaagttttaactaaaaataatctgaaaAGGGAAAATTTTCAGAAATCAAAGGGTCAAGTAAATTTTGACAATAATTGTGCCGAAGAGGATGCTGATCCTTTTTTTTCAGAATCCTGTCCTTATACTGAGTTTATGAAAGTACCATCTACATCAAGTGTTACGAACTCGCTTTCTtctagttttataaatttacagaCTTCAATAAATGACAATGTAACTAAAGAAGCATATTCAAAAACACCACATTctcctgttaaaaaaaaatccaagttTTTTGATGACACAGATACTACAGAATAtgtgaaaaataaagaaattcaaCTTTTATGTGCTGATACAGATGATGAAAGCaactag
- the LOC136084621 gene encoding uncharacterized protein LOC136084621, with the protein MVVLIYDMGSRFISKDLSTDELLSEYLLPRSSLAFDIPNFSELAKERVQRNNLFLNGIRSELEISSKDLAAIKIQKVYRGYVGRKKYFGILYESIQKSEILSKQYQEQLAIESEALIDSYRIERELEDNDVVERNKLRFLNANASVIQRVWRKKKRGLAKKEHICCFCNDEYYPSLYEYYSKTRKICFCCEKHKICHNEIDFSSKLTTMIDDSIVYDENISLTKYTLDEKATKNSFSQISNVLENNFDKNDKLKNYLKDEYSPNFFMVHPSLEYNDKCKRNKRSTLGYRSIGA; encoded by the exons aTGGTTGTATTAATTTATGACATGGGTAGTAGATTTATAAGTAAGGATCTTTCTACAGATGAATTACTATCTGAATATTTATTACCTCGTTCTTCTTTAGCGTTTGACATACCAAATTTTTCTGAGTTAGCTAAAGAACGTGTTCaacgtaataatttatttttgaatggaATACGTAGCGAATTAGAAATATCCAGTAAGGATTTGGCAGCAATAAAAATTCAGAAAGTCTACCGCGGTTATGTTGGTCGAAAGAAATACTTTGGTATACTTTATGAATCTATccaaaaaagtgaaattttatcaaaacagtATCAAGAGCAACTTGCAATTGAAAGTGAAGCTTTAATTGATAGTTATCGCATAGAAAGAGAATTAGAAGATAATGATGTAGTAGAAAGAAACAAATTAAGATTCTTGAATGCAAATGCTTCTGTCATACAAAGAGTATggcggaaaaaaaaaagaggctTAGCTAAAAAAGAACATATTTGTTGTTTCTGCAATGATGAGTATTATCCAAGTTTATATGAATACTAtagtaaaacaagaaaaatatgtttttgttgtgAAAAGCATAAAATCTGCCATAATGAGATAGATTTTTCCTCTAAATTGACAACAATGATAGATGACAGTATTGTTTATGacgaaaatatttctttaacaaaatatacaTTAGATGAAAAGGCtacaaaaaactctttttctcAGATTTCAAATGTtctagaaaataattttgataagaatgataaacttaaaaattatttaaaggaTGAATATAGtcctaatttttttatggtACACCCAAGTTTGGAATACAAtgataaatgcaaaagaaacAAAA GATCTACATTGGGTTATCGATCAATTGGAGCATGA
- the LOC136085322 gene encoding uncharacterized protein LOC136085322 produces the protein MPLEKYEDFLNLTVKQLVSFLTVPGLSTTGRKVELVARAFSAMELDIDVIETAEEQEKKLKQSYTDKLKALDLIDPNSVPMENRKDLVSEWPSITMGNIFSYILNKKYFDSEYIGKYKDQKAFSFSGFVSSIMHFRFKKNVLFAYSKVCGSQKIHKKRKHWIAFCNNDILSAWCSCMAGAFEVCNHVIATLYKMEYANNKGWCNPKCTEQAYVWNKSSKKDIKPSLITDLVVKKKIANNEKNDNNKENTRMKALQEFDPRIESHCEFNEHSFETFLNNIHISEPSVVIFKSKIKKSDENIVSNPDLEKLSFEILLDHPNADESTFRQNIIRKNGFNT, from the coding sequence ATGCCACTTGAAAAATACgaagattttttgaatttaactgTTAAACAGcttgttagttttttaactgTTCCTGGGCTAAGTACTACTGGACGCAAAGTCGAGCTTGTTGCTAGAGCATTTTCTGCAATGGAATTAGATATAGATGTTATAGAGACAGCAGAAGaacaggaaaaaaaacttaagcaatCTTATACGGACAAGCTAAAAGCTTTAGATCTAATTGACCCAAACTCTGTTCCAATGGAAAATAGAAAAGACTTAGTATCTGAGTGGCCTAGTATAAcaatgggaaatattttttcatatattcttaataaaaaatattttgattcagAATATATTGGCAAATATAAGGACCAAAAAGCATTTTCATTTAGTGGTTTTGTAAGCTCAATAATGCActtcaggtttaaaaaaaatgttttattcgcATATTCTAAAGTGTGTGGTTCgcaaaaaattcacaaaaaaagaaagcattGGATTGCCTTTTGTAATAATGATATTCTTTCTGCTTGGTGTTCGTGTATGGCTGGAGCTTTTGAAGTTTGTAATCATGTCATTGCCACCCTTTATAAAATGGAATATGCTAATAACAAAGGTTGGTGTAATCCAAAATGCACAGAACAAGCTTATGTCTGGAATAAGTCttctaaaaaagatataaaaccaAGCTTAATAACTGAcctagttgttaaaaaaaaaattgcaaataatgaaaaaaatgataataataaggAAAACACTAGGATGAAAGCATTGCAAGAATTCGATCCAAGAATCGAAAGTCATTGTGAATTTAATGAACAttcatttgaaacttttttaaacaacattcaTATATCTGAGCCTTCTgttgtaatatttaaatcaaaaattaaaaaatctgatgAAAATATTGTAAGTAATCCTGATCTTGAAAAGCTATCATTTGAAATACTTCTAGACCATCCGAACGCTGATGAGTCAACATTTaggcaaaatattattagaaaaaatggttttaacacatga
- the LOC100205653 gene encoding uncharacterized protein LOC100205653, giving the protein MATPDIDIWNLTSDICYYCRNGEYDKCACRTESFMGTIYHSHGDLSSDSLDECVDQHFQANLNCTAKTYQSSFNNQYITDDTFKDRFLKERMLPPSETDWKIVDSLLKKYIDVDETNEKKVVTQYSLKKASSIQMVFVDSDESENEDTSHNSEIEPRNSIKYVCIESERNTASCDSGYVAGDCLEYNNDLTSDQIRKNSLETSEVSKHLLATLNMYDEPDDKSDDGLLYDIRKKKVEELRSIKEFLEIRISQINSELVDELLVRDELYLRHESLLMDADDLAKTCKKDDEVMLNQDDSSKHLYQTQSNLDRTVISPRSKIKFFWKR; this is encoded by the coding sequence ATGGCTACTCCAGATATTGACATATGGAACTTGACCTCAGATATATGCTACTATTGCAGGAATGGAGAGTATGATAAATGTGCATGTAGAACAGAAAGCTTTATGGGAACCATTTACCATTCTCATGGTGATCTTTCAAGTGATAGTTTAGACGAATGTGTTGATCAACATTTTCAAGCTAATTTAAATTGTACAGCCAAAACTTACCAGTCATCTTTCAATAACCAATATATAACTGATGATACATTTAAAGATCGTTTTTTAAAGGAAAGAATGCTTCCACCTTCAGAAACAGATTGGAAAATAGTTGACTCTTTACTAAAGAAGTATATTGATGTTGAtgaaactaatgaaaaaaaagtagttacaCAGTATAGTTTAAAAAAGGCGTCAAGCATTCAAATGGTTTTTGTTGATAGTGATGAGAGTGAAAACGAAGATACTTCACATAACAGTGAAATTGAACCAAGGAATTctattaaatatgtatgtattgaGTCAGAGAGAAACACAGCTTCTTGTGATTCAGGGTATGTAGCTGGTGATTGTCTTGAATATAACAACGATCTTACAAGTGATCAAATAAGGAAAAATTCTTTAGAAACTTCAGAAGTGTCAAAGCACCTTCTTGCTACTTTGAATATGTATGATGAACCTGATGATAAGTCAGATGATGGTCTGTTGTATGATATACgtaagaaaaaagttgaagaaTTAAGGAGCataaaagaatttcttgaaATTCGAATTTCTCAAATAAACTCTGAGCTTGTAGATGAATTGCTTGTGCGAGATGAACTTTATTTACGTCACGAGTCTTTACTAATGGATGCTGATGATTTAGCAAAAACTTGTAAGAAGGATGATGAAGTTATGCTTAATCAAGATGACTCTTCAAAACATTTGTATCAAACACAATCTAATTTAGATAGAACTGTTATATCTCCAAGAtcaaaaataaagttcttttgGAAAAGATAG